A single window of Pseudomonas benzenivorans DNA harbors:
- a CDS encoding valine--tRNA ligase: MDKTYQPHAIETALYENWEANNYFAPQGSGEPYTIMIPPPNVTGSLHMGHGFNNAIMDALIRFRRMQGRNTLWQPGTDHAGIATQMVVERQLAADGIGRHDLGREKFLEKVWEWKEQSGGTITRQIRRLGSSVDWSRERFTMDEGLSEAVKEAFVRLHQDGLIYRGKRLVNWDTKFHTAISDLEVENHDEKGSLWNLRYPLADGHKTADGKDYLIVATTRPETMLGDAAVAVHPEDERYKALIGTYVELPLVGRRIPIIADDYCDPEFGTGCVKITPAHDFNDYEVGKRHNLPLINIFDKNAAVLATAQVFNIDGSVNAEVDGSLPAEYAGLDRFIARKQIVAAFEAAGLLEKIDEHALKVPKGDRSGTIIEPWLTDQWYVSTKPLAEKAIAVVESGEIQFVPKQYENMYFSWMRDIQDWCISRQLWWGHRIPAWYDDAGNVYVGRDEAEVRATHNLGDANLRQDEDVLDTWFSSGLWTFSTLGWPQQTDYLKTFHPTDVLVTGFDIIFFWVARMIMLSTHLTGQIPFKTVYVHGLVRDSLGQKMSKSKGNVLDPLDIVDGISLDALLEKRTSGMMQPKLAEKIAKQTRAEFPEGIAAYGTDALRFTNLALASTGRDIKFDMGRVEGYRNFCNKIWNAANFVLENTDGQDCGVNGEEVELSSVDRWIISALQRTEAEVTRQLDAFRFDLAAQALYEFIWDEYCAWYLELVKPVLWDENAPLERQRGTRRTLIRVLEVALRLAHPFMPFITEEIWQRIKAQAGKDGATLMLQAWPVANESRIDAAAEGDIEWVKQLMLGLRQIRGEMKISMAKRIDIILQNASDEDQRRLADNLPLLNKLAKLESVRVLAAGEEAPMSATALVGDMQVLVPMAGLIDKDAELARLDKEIARLDGEVKRVGGKLANEGFVAKAPAEVLDKERAKLAEAEQALGKLVDQRARIASL; the protein is encoded by the coding sequence ATGGACAAGACCTACCAGCCGCACGCCATTGAAACCGCCCTGTATGAGAACTGGGAGGCGAACAATTATTTCGCCCCACAGGGTTCGGGCGAGCCCTACACCATCATGATCCCGCCGCCGAACGTTACCGGCAGCCTGCACATGGGCCATGGCTTCAACAACGCGATCATGGATGCGCTGATCCGCTTCCGCCGCATGCAGGGCCGCAACACCCTGTGGCAGCCGGGCACCGACCATGCGGGCATCGCCACCCAGATGGTGGTCGAGCGCCAGCTGGCCGCCGACGGCATCGGCCGCCACGACCTGGGCCGCGAAAAATTCCTGGAGAAGGTCTGGGAATGGAAGGAGCAGTCCGGCGGCACCATCACCCGGCAGATCCGCCGCCTGGGCAGCTCGGTCGACTGGTCGCGCGAGCGCTTCACCATGGATGAGGGCCTGTCCGAGGCGGTCAAGGAAGCCTTCGTGCGCCTGCACCAGGACGGCCTGATCTACCGCGGCAAGCGCCTGGTCAACTGGGACACCAAGTTCCACACCGCCATCTCCGACCTGGAAGTGGAGAACCACGACGAGAAAGGCTCGCTGTGGAACCTGCGCTACCCGCTGGCCGATGGTCACAAGACCGCCGACGGCAAGGACTACCTGATCGTCGCCACCACCCGCCCGGAAACCATGCTCGGCGACGCCGCCGTGGCCGTGCATCCGGAAGACGAGCGCTACAAGGCGCTGATCGGCACCTATGTGGAGCTGCCCCTGGTCGGCCGGCGCATTCCGATCATCGCCGACGACTATTGCGATCCCGAGTTCGGCACCGGCTGCGTGAAGATCACCCCGGCCCACGACTTCAATGACTATGAAGTGGGCAAGCGCCACAACCTGCCGCTGATCAACATCTTCGACAAGAACGCCGCGGTACTGGCCACCGCCCAGGTGTTCAACATCGACGGCAGCGTCAACGCCGAAGTGGATGGCAGCCTGCCGGCCGAGTACGCCGGCCTGGACCGCTTCATCGCGCGCAAGCAGATCGTTGCTGCATTTGAAGCCGCCGGCCTGCTGGAGAAAATCGACGAGCATGCGTTGAAGGTGCCGAAAGGCGACCGCTCCGGCACCATCATCGAGCCGTGGCTGACCGACCAGTGGTACGTCAGCACCAAGCCGCTGGCCGAGAAAGCCATCGCCGTGGTGGAAAGCGGCGAGATCCAGTTCGTGCCCAAGCAGTACGAGAACATGTACTTCAGCTGGATGCGTGACATCCAGGACTGGTGCATCAGCCGCCAGCTGTGGTGGGGCCACCGCATCCCGGCCTGGTACGACGACGCCGGCAACGTCTATGTCGGCCGTGACGAGGCGGAAGTGCGCGCCACCCACAACCTCGGCGACGCCAACCTGCGCCAGGACGAGGACGTGCTGGACACCTGGTTCAGCTCCGGCCTGTGGACCTTCTCCACCCTCGGCTGGCCGCAGCAGACCGACTACCTGAAGACCTTCCACCCCACCGACGTGCTGGTCACCGGCTTCGACATCATCTTCTTCTGGGTCGCCCGGATGATCATGCTGTCGACCCACCTGACCGGACAGATCCCGTTCAAGACCGTGTATGTGCACGGCCTGGTTCGCGACAGCCTTGGCCAGAAGATGTCCAAGTCCAAGGGCAACGTGCTCGACCCGCTGGACATCGTCGATGGCATCAGCCTCGACGCCCTGCTGGAGAAGCGCACCAGCGGCATGATGCAGCCCAAGCTGGCGGAGAAGATCGCCAAGCAGACCCGCGCCGAGTTCCCCGAGGGTATCGCCGCCTACGGCACCGACGCCCTGCGCTTCACCAACCTGGCGCTGGCCTCCACCGGCCGCGACATCAAGTTCGACATGGGCCGGGTCGAGGGTTACCGCAATTTCTGCAACAAGATCTGGAACGCCGCCAACTTCGTCCTGGAGAACACCGACGGCCAGGACTGTGGCGTCAACGGCGAGGAGGTCGAGCTGTCCTCGGTCGATCGCTGGATCATCTCCGCCCTGCAGCGCACCGAAGCCGAAGTGACCCGCCAGCTCGACGCGTTCCGCTTCGACCTGGCGGCGCAAGCGCTGTACGAGTTCATCTGGGACGAGTACTGCGCCTGGTACCTGGAGCTGGTCAAGCCGGTGCTGTGGGACGAGAACGCACCGCTCGAGCGCCAGCGCGGCACCCGCCGCACGCTGATCCGGGTGCTGGAAGTGGCGCTGCGCCTGGCCCACCCGTTCATGCCGTTCATCACCGAAGAGATCTGGCAGCGGATCAAGGCGCAGGCCGGCAAGGACGGCGCCACCCTGATGCTGCAGGCCTGGCCGGTGGCCAATGAAAGCCGCATCGACGCCGCCGCCGAAGGCGACATCGAGTGGGTCAAGCAGCTGATGCTGGGCCTGCGGCAGATCCGTGGCGAGATGAAGATCTCCATGGCCAAGCGCATCGACATCATCCTGCAGAACGCCAGCGACGAAGACCAGCGTCGCCTGGCCGACAACCTGCCGCTGCTGAACAAGCTGGCCAAGCTCGAATCGGTACGGGTGCTTGCGGCCGGCGAAGAAGCGCCGATGTCCGCCACCGCCCTGGTCGGCGACATGCAGGTGCTGGTGCCGATGGCCGGGCTGATCGACAAGGATGCCGAACTGGCGCGCCTGGACAAGGAAATCGCCCGTCTGGACGGCGAGGTCAAGCGGGTCGGCGGCAAGCTCGCCAATGAGGGCTTCGTCGCCAAGGCACCGGCCGAGGTGCTCGACAAGGAGCGCGCCAAGCTGGCCGAGGCGGAACAGGCCCTGGGCAAGCTGGTCGACCAGCGCGCCCGCATCGCCAGCCTCTAA
- the nhaD gene encoding sodium:proton antiporter NhaD, which translates to MYALMALIFILGYLCIALEHPLKIDKAASALLTAVMAWTVLVLGAESITPLIAAALEHGSSDSAHYAVSELRHHLGEISEILFFLMGAMTIVELIDAHEGFKVITDRIRTTKRVHLLWLVGLITFFLSAALDNLATTIVMISLLRKLIADQHERWFYAGIVVIAANAGGAWSPIGDVTTTMLWIGHQITASGIVVKLIVPSLVCLLVPLIIMSFVLKGDIKSPKLKESLESRRDPTTPFERNLVFCLGLAALVFVPVFKTVTGLPPYMGILFGLGILWITTEIIHRSKNSEDKDPLSVVGVLRRVDVPSVLFFLGILLAVSSLSTAGHLLEVATYLKDSLGNIYSIAISIGLLSALVDNVPMVAGAMKMYPLVSPQALAEAAAADVPWLSNFVVNGNFWEMLAYCAGTGGSCLIIGSAAGVAAMGMEKINFLWYLKYITGLAFAGYIAGAMTYMAIFAL; encoded by the coding sequence ATGTACGCCCTCATGGCCCTGATATTCATACTCGGCTACCTGTGTATCGCCCTCGAGCACCCGCTGAAGATCGACAAGGCCGCCTCGGCCCTGCTGACCGCCGTAATGGCTTGGACCGTGCTGGTGCTCGGCGCCGAAAGCATCACCCCCCTGATTGCCGCCGCCCTGGAGCATGGCAGTAGCGACAGTGCTCACTATGCAGTGAGCGAACTGCGCCATCACCTCGGCGAGATCTCGGAAATCCTGTTCTTCCTGATGGGGGCCATGACCATTGTCGAACTGATCGACGCCCACGAAGGTTTCAAGGTCATCACCGACCGCATCCGCACCACCAAGCGCGTACACCTGCTCTGGCTGGTCGGGCTGATCACCTTCTTCCTGTCCGCCGCGCTGGACAACCTGGCCACCACCATCGTCATGATCTCCTTGCTGCGCAAGCTGATCGCCGACCAGCACGAACGCTGGTTCTACGCCGGCATCGTGGTGATCGCCGCCAACGCCGGCGGCGCCTGGTCGCCGATCGGCGACGTCACCACCACCATGCTGTGGATCGGCCACCAGATCACCGCCAGCGGTATCGTAGTCAAGTTGATCGTGCCGAGCCTGGTGTGCCTGCTGGTCCCGTTGATCATCATGAGCTTCGTACTCAAGGGCGATATCAAGTCGCCCAAGCTCAAGGAAAGCCTCGAAAGCCGCCGCGACCCCACCACCCCCTTCGAACGCAATCTGGTGTTCTGCCTGGGCCTGGCTGCCCTGGTCTTCGTCCCGGTGTTCAAGACCGTCACCGGACTGCCGCCTTACATGGGCATACTCTTCGGACTGGGTATCCTCTGGATCACCACCGAAATCATCCACCGCAGCAAGAACAGCGAGGATAAAGACCCCCTCTCGGTGGTCGGCGTACTGCGCCGCGTAGACGTACCCAGCGTACTGTTCTTCCTCGGCATCCTGCTGGCGGTCTCCAGCCTGTCGACCGCAGGCCACCTGCTCGAGGTGGCCACCTACCTCAAGGACAGCCTGGGCAACATCTACAGCATCGCCATTTCCATCGGCCTGCTCTCGGCCCTCGTGGATAACGTGCCAATGGTCGCCGGCGCCATGAAGATGTACCCGCTGGTCAGCCCGCAGGCCCTGGCAGAGGCCGCGGCCGCTGACGTGCCGTGGCTGAGCAATTTCGTGGTCAACGGCAACTTCTGGGAGATGCTCGCCTACTGCGCCGGCACCGGCGGCAGCTGCCTGATCATCGGCTCGGCAGCCGGCGTAGCCGCCATGGGCATGGAGAAAATCAACTTTCTCTGGTACCTCAAGTACATTACCGGTCTGGCCTTTGCCGGTTATATCGCCGGCGCGATGACCTATATGGCCATCTTCGCCCTCTAG
- a CDS encoding winged helix-turn-helix domain-containing protein, with product MEISKTRSSFYRRIYVAWLIDSGSATSVPALMAATGMPRRTAQDTLTALADLDINCEFVQQQGERNNAGHYVIRDWGPIDPQWIASHLGRIKSILGYP from the coding sequence ATGGAAATCAGCAAAACCCGTAGCAGTTTCTACCGTCGCATCTACGTGGCCTGGCTGATCGACAGCGGCAGCGCGACCAGCGTGCCGGCGTTGATGGCGGCCACCGGCATGCCACGGCGCACCGCCCAGGACACCCTGACGGCGCTGGCCGACCTGGATATTAACTGCGAGTTCGTTCAGCAGCAGGGCGAGCGCAACAACGCCGGCCACTACGTGATACGCGACTGGGGCCCCATCGATCCGCAGTGGATCGCCAGCCACCTGGGGCGGATCAAGTCCATACTCGGGTATCCCTGA
- a CDS encoding VTT domain-containing protein gives MRGSLRLLLVLLFLVGLYGAFEAMGLRARFNLQMLQELILMHQVIGLLLFSLLFALGNLTQIPGWLFLAAAVLALRRVHGGLATYLAASFSCVFTFFIIRLLGGNALRKLDSPLAQRLLAQLDRRPLASIVALRMLFQTVPALNYSLALSGVRFRHYLLGTLLGLPLPIALYCLFFDYLAMWLNIAQS, from the coding sequence ATGCGCGGCTCTCTTCGTCTGCTGCTGGTGCTGCTGTTTCTCGTCGGCCTGTATGGGGCGTTCGAGGCCATGGGCCTGCGCGCCCGGTTCAACCTGCAGATGCTCCAGGAGCTGATCCTGATGCACCAGGTGATCGGCCTGCTGCTGTTCAGCCTGCTGTTCGCCCTGGGCAACCTGACCCAGATTCCCGGCTGGCTGTTCCTCGCCGCCGCAGTGCTGGCGCTGCGTCGGGTCCACGGGGGACTGGCCACCTACCTGGCTGCCAGCTTTTCCTGCGTATTCACCTTTTTCATCATCCGCCTGCTCGGCGGCAATGCCCTGCGCAAGCTCGACAGTCCCCTGGCCCAGCGTCTGCTGGCGCAACTCGACCGCCGTCCACTGGCCAGCATCGTCGCCCTGCGCATGCTGTTCCAGACCGTGCCGGCGCTCAACTACAGCCTCGCCCTGTCCGGGGTGCGCTTTCGCCACTACCTGCTCGGCACCCTGCTGGGGCTGCCGCTGCCGATTGCCCTGTATTGCCTGTTCTTCGATTACCTGGCGATGTGGCTGAATATCGCCCAGAGCTAG
- the rlmF gene encoding 23S rRNA (adenine(1618)-N(6))-methyltransferase RlmF, whose amino-acid sequence MPRRPSRPTPSQPAAQADKGQLHPRNRHQGRYDFPALIEASPELAAFVILNPYGKQSIDFANPEAVKVFNRALLKQFYGIAHWDIPADYLCPPIPGRADYLHYLADLLAEGNGGEIPRGARVHAMDIGVGANCIYPLLGHHEYGWRFLGADIAASAIASARAIVQSNPGLSEAIELRQQDHAEHIFQGLLQADERFDLSLCNPPFHASAAEAASGSKRKWRNLGKLDPKRKLPVLNFGGQAAELWCQGGEAAFIGRLIRESAQHPEQVLWFSSLVSKASNLPGVHAALQKAGARDVRTVEMAQGQKQSRFVAWTFLDPQQRQAWRQARWQ is encoded by the coding sequence ATGCCTCGCCGACCCTCGCGCCCCACACCGTCCCAGCCCGCCGCCCAGGCCGACAAGGGCCAGCTGCACCCGCGCAACCGCCACCAGGGCCGCTACGACTTCCCGGCGCTGATCGAGGCCAGTCCGGAATTGGCCGCCTTCGTCATTCTCAACCCCTATGGCAAGCAGAGCATCGACTTCGCCAACCCGGAGGCGGTGAAGGTGTTCAACCGCGCCCTGCTCAAGCAGTTCTACGGCATAGCGCACTGGGATATCCCGGCGGACTACCTGTGCCCGCCGATCCCCGGCCGCGCCGACTACCTGCACTACCTGGCCGACCTGCTGGCCGAGGGCAACGGCGGCGAGATTCCCCGCGGCGCCCGGGTCCACGCCATGGACATCGGCGTCGGCGCCAACTGCATCTACCCGCTACTGGGTCATCACGAATACGGCTGGCGCTTCCTCGGCGCCGACATCGCCGCCAGCGCCATCGCCTCGGCCCGGGCCATCGTGCAGAGCAACCCCGGCCTGAGCGAAGCCATCGAACTGCGCCAGCAGGATCACGCCGAGCACATCTTCCAGGGCCTGCTGCAGGCCGACGAGCGTTTCGACCTGAGCCTGTGCAACCCGCCCTTCCACGCCTCGGCGGCCGAAGCGGCCAGCGGCAGCAAGCGCAAATGGCGCAACCTGGGCAAGCTCGATCCCAAGCGCAAACTGCCGGTGCTCAACTTCGGCGGCCAGGCCGCCGAACTCTGGTGCCAGGGCGGCGAGGCGGCCTTTATCGGCCGGCTGATCCGCGAAAGCGCGCAGCACCCGGAGCAGGTGCTGTGGTTCAGCAGCCTGGTGTCCAAGGCCAGCAACCTGCCCGGCGTCCATGCTGCCCTGCAGAAGGCCGGCGCCCGCGACGTGCGCACCGTGGAAATGGCCCAGGGCCAGAAGCAGAGCCGCTTCGTCGCCTGGACCTTCCTCGACCCGCAGCAGCGGCAGGCCTGGCGCCAGGCGCGCTGGCAATAG
- a CDS encoding potassium channel family protein translates to MISLFLVNSLVVIGAVVIHYEFLFRLTVLLPKLRVRHRFRIVLGVCGALLAHAVEVWIFAFAYFLMHDAEGWGRLAGNFDGSLMDCVYFSFTTFTTLGFGDIEPLGELRFLTGIEALTGLVLITWTASFLFVEMQRFWRSS, encoded by the coding sequence GTGATCAGCCTATTTCTAGTCAACAGCCTGGTGGTGATCGGTGCCGTGGTCATCCACTACGAATTCCTCTTTCGACTGACAGTACTGTTGCCGAAACTACGGGTCCGTCACCGCTTCCGCATTGTGCTGGGGGTCTGCGGCGCGCTGCTGGCCCACGCGGTCGAGGTGTGGATCTTCGCCTTTGCCTATTTCCTCATGCATGACGCCGAGGGCTGGGGGCGCCTGGCGGGCAACTTCGACGGCAGCCTGATGGATTGTGTGTATTTCTCCTTCACCACTTTCACCACCCTGGGCTTCGGCGACATCGAGCCGCTGGGTGAGCTGCGCTTCCTGACCGGTATCGAGGCCCTGACCGGGCTGGTGCTGATCACCTGGACCGCGTCTTTCCTGTTCGTCGAGATGCAGCGTTTCTGGCGCTCGAGCTAG